The Myxocyprinus asiaticus isolate MX2 ecotype Aquarium Trade chromosome 19, UBuf_Myxa_2, whole genome shotgun sequence nucleotide sequence gagtgatgtgggcaggtgggcttaattacatttatctatgattgggaattttcattttaaaatgaattgtattccaaaattcaactacctgctacaatctctccctgtagatgtcccctctcttttttcaagcaatttgatagcatagcaaagtccttcatttggaatggtaagcgtctcAGATTTAATTTCAGTAagctacataggccgattgacaaaggtgggctaggcctacctaagattttgttttattattttgcattcggtctcagacatttggctcattggtcgcttccacctgagagagcccctccctggttttgtattgaacaggaagttctcacccctattttgcaattgcaaagcctctctattAAACaatccggagaagttaagttacactccgttatcttgcatttgcacacagtatggacaaaagtgtccagagtgtttaattgggACATttattgggcctgggtagctcagtggtaaaatacgctggctaccacccctggagttcgctagttcgaatcccagggcgtgctgagtgactccagccaggtctcctaagcaaccaaattggcccggttgctagggagggtagagtcacatggggtaacctcctcgtggtcgctataatgtggtttgttctcggtggggcgcatggtgaattgagcgtggttgccgcggtggatggcgtgaagcctccacacgcgctatgtctccgtggcaatgcactcaacaagccacgtgataagatgcgtgggttgacagtctcagacgcggaggcaactgggattcgtcctccgccacccagactgaggcgaatcactacgcgaccaggaggacttagaatgcattgggaattgggcattccaaattgggagaaaaggggaaaaatcaaaaaaaataaaaattgggacatttatttaaatttggctaaacccaaaattacgtattaataagtcccctttctgctggtcagagtggattgtgatggaggttaatacgctcagtgacctatatgagagtggagtgttgagatcctttgaaaatatggttcaacattttaggattctcagttctttaggtatttacagttgcaccacctgcgctgtactatttttgggagtagcatacactgtGATGTGATCACTACTGAATGCAACACGACTCAGACTATGGGgataattcatatttttaaatgcagataTCTTGGGATGTAAGTgttttttccctttatatttagtgtattgtgattcaaaatgttgaaataGTTCTCAATGGCTACAGCCTCGTTGTAAGCACAATGCGTTGTGCTATTAtcagggtgcatctgatgcaatttaagattttacatcgagtctattggaccccctctagattgtgtaggcttggtcttaaagacacacccacctgctggcgatgccaatcaaaagacggggacacaacccatgttttttggggatgtgttaagatccaataattttggttgagggttcagagctttatgtgtgacgtattggacactcaattttcattttgccccagactctgtatcttaggcgatggggtggtcattaatattggggataatcatttaaaaagttgggtcctagccagagttatgatcggcagacaaatcATCCTCAGGGGTGGAAGtaggctggggcaccctcgtttcgggagtggtgtggGGAGATGGGCGTGGTGGCAGCATTCAaggaggtgatttttagaaggctgggaaaatgggatttgtttgataggaagtggagtggatatttggcttttttggagggttctgggggaggggcagtggagagggatttctagtttagatgtgtatgtgcattcttgttgtttttttttttgtttttttttaaagtatactttatttatttatttatttattttttatatgttctaattgttggtgaccactgcagtgcgtgtttgtgtcggggggaggggtttaatgtatataattgattccgttTTTTATGTTGCgtttgtttgtcttatgaatggaatcaataaaaattgttaacaaaaacaaaaaaaagattacgaggtcaattattttttttgtattttttttttttataaaatagcaaATATGGGTGGATGAATCCTTCACAATAAGACtagtaacatgcattaataaaatatagGGTCAATTTGATTTCTTGCTTGACTTTAAAGTCCCCGTAAAGTGCTTTGAGCGCAGTTTGATTTGCTGTTTTGAGGTACTTCGTACTAAAACAGGAAGTGGGTGCGGGACATGTCGAATGATGACtcctgttttaaaaataaaagccaaTAGGCTTCAGTTTACAGCCACAAACacccctttccaccatgctgctcataTTAGAGCCGCTGACAGGGGAAACTTGAGAAGCGATCTCAATATTGCCCATTTTTTCTAAAGACCTGAGAATGGAaggatgatctaactgacaacattgaTCCATAACCTGCCCATTATGCACACAACACATCATGGTCTTTGCTTACGACGAGGCTGGAGCTGTTGTGTAAGTCCAATGCAggtgaatgagaaacaagcgattTAAAAGATAATCtatccatgttttgaatcacaatacactaagcataaagaataaaggaCACTTACTCGAGCTGTACATTCCAAGAATCCTCTGActgctcaaaaaaaaaatataaataaaccccAGCAACTTTCCACAAGTCCAGTTCCGGCATTGGCGAGTCTCATTCAGAAGTGTTCATCCCTATGCcttattcccttcgaagacaattaccctccactgtgagagcttcagatggctgaaaagTGATAATGTTCAGTCAGAACTCATTTTTTAAGCAATTCTTATTGCAGAATCTGTTTGGAATGTCCCTACAGCATtggattgtgctcccttcgaTGTGCCCTGCAAAGACATGATCAGTGCCAGTTAGAACACAGATTAAATGAACAGTTGAAGGGTGGGGGTGCGTTTTTTTCGAGAAAGTATTTGATTTGACAAGGTTTCTGAACCTGTATGAGACATCATAGATGTTCCTGAGTCTTTTAAGCCGGAAGAGAGAGAccgcagattttaaatgcttacatcttctgaaaacaaattttgtcaatttttagaagtacactagcatatagatgaccttaaagctaatagatatggactcaAAGCAgcagaactttaattttgatttcatggggtctttaaggttTGCACTTTCCAACAATAATATTACATACTCCATTGTATAAACAGAAgatataaaaatatcaaatattaccTCTCTGTCAAAGGAAACCTGTGTGATTCAAAAGAAAAACGACcttcttattaaaaaaaagaaagaaaaaaaagacaataataatttCTTCTTTTGCTTTCAAATGCAGCTCGTCTTAGGGGTGTCCATGATGGCCTGTTTACTGGACAGATTGATGCAGTCGATACCAGTGCGGCAACGTATCGCGTCACATTTGACAGAAATGGGCTCGGCACACATACAGTTCCTGACTATGAAGTGCTTGTAAGACTGATTCTTGCACAGCAAATTAATGTTTTGCACATGATGATGCATTTATTTTGCCTAGAAGTAATCTtaccatgtcttttttttttttatttcaatgtcCAGGCACTAAAACTCTCCAATGCTTTCTCTCCAGAGTAACGAACCTCACGAGACAATGCCCATATCTGCTTTTGCTCAGAAACAGCGGCCACCTCGTTTCCAGAGCTTTCTGACCCCACCACGTGGGTCTTATCCTGGCTCGACACAGTCCATCTTAATGGTAGCGAAAGACTGTCGAAGATGTGTTCCATAAATGACAGATACATGTTCAATCacaatataaaagaaaaataatcatAACCTCTATTTGCTCTGTCCTCAGGACAGTGATCCTCTGTTTAGTCAGTCTCCTTGGAAAACCAAACTGACAGGAACTGATGGAGAGACACTGGGTGGATTTCCTGTCAAATTTCTTGTTCAAGTGGTAAGACTTGTGTCCAGTAATGGTGTCTGTATACCTGAAATTATGTTTTCAAAGGATATTTGTTGATGTTGTATCCTACCCCACAGACACGCCTGTCCAAAATCCTCATGATTAAAAAAGAACATATAAAACATTTGAAAGAGATGAACACAGAAGCTGAAAAATTGGTAAGATGGCTTTTTCAAAAGGGCTCTCTCTTTTTAGTCAGTCATTCACCAGTCAGACATGAAAGTGTCTATATTGTTCCTCTGCAGAAGTCTTATTCCATGCCGATCGGTCTGGACTTGCAGAAGAGATATGCCACAACAGTGCTAGATCTGGAACAGCTTAATAAAGACCTCAACAAAGTCCTGCATGAAGTCCAGCAGTTTTGCTATGATGTATGTGTCCTATTTCCACAACTTTcgtacaaaaatgtaaattcttctaaatctaaaaaaaactcTTAACTTTCTGTCTTTCATGGAATGCAAAAGGtgatcagtcaccattcatgttctttgcatattttttcattcaatgaaagtgaatggtgactgaggctaaccttCTGCtttatatctccttttgtgttccaggaaGAAAATTtttttggtttggaacaacattttatttttgggtgtaccATGCCTTTAAGGCATAGTTTCACTCAAATATACTCAATTATTGTTTATGCAACAAATTTGCTGTCTCTTCAATCTTCCATGATGCTCTTTGTACAGCTGGCCCCAGATCAGGGCATGCAGCCTGCAGATCAGCCCAGCGAGCTGCGAAGGCGCTGTGAAGAAGAGTCACAGGACGTTGTGCGGCAAACTAATGCAATGCATGATGGAGAACAGCGTGTCCAGAGCCCCGGCCTCACCCAGCTCGTCTCCCGTCTCACAGCTCTCCTGCTGCAGATCAGGGTACCAGACTAAACCGGAAACACAATTTACTGCTTAACAACATAAACTAACAACAAAAAGTGTTATTTTACATGTTCTAATCATATTACTGCTCAACTAAGTTGCTCACCTTGTCCAACTCTGTCAAACAGAGGACATATACTTCATAGATTTATCATCATATTTCTCATTCTTATTTGGTACAGTGTTTGGCTGAAGGGGGTGACTTGAATTCATTTGAATTCAAATCGCTGACAGACTCTCTTAATGACATAAAGAGTTCGATAGATGACTCTAACCTCAGGTAATACATCAATTTACCTCtatttaatttttgttgtttttgctgtATCTATTGAACTCCCatgtttacttcaattaaaatgttttatttatttccattttttaaaGATCTAAATGACCCTTTGCTAAGTATCTTCTTAAAACATTACTGACCAATCCTATTTTAACAGCTGTTGCTGTCTGCTGTCATATAAGCTTTTGCCATTTTCAAGTCCTGTGTGCTTGGATAGTTGTAAGTAGAATTTTACagaaattttacaaaaatattgtaGAGCTTTGTTGCCATACTGAATATATGACTAAACTATTgttgcgtctcaatcagctccctatgtcatgaatcagtatatcgcgAACActaattcgggcactggcaagggtgttcttccactgaacattgggacacttctGACTCAGTTACCTGCGAAATGATAACAAGCTTGCGAATTAAAacacagctggtattaatcaacaacattgctgtaacactgttgtgcattttcgttgtaaatattcaaatgtacagtgttGGTAGGAAtgataaattacataaataatgaaataaaatacaaaggAGTGTTTTTAACCTTCTAACAATTCTAATATTCAAAagattgttttcctttcatggtTATAATGGATGAAAGATATTAAAAACATCACttcttttaaagaggaaaaaaaggCATTGAcctcatagttttacacttgtgctcatcttccAATGACTTGAAACACTTCAGAAGACAGGATAACGTTTCCGGTTAGAGAACATtatgagcaacgatgctccctggatTCTGGGGActttttagggagcgaacgtttcagtgcactagATCGATTTTGCGATTTGAGAAATGGCTTCCTgaccagtgccctgactactgaactagggagctgattgagatgcacccttcATCTTAGCCATCATTGCCAAATAAGTACGTATAAAATAAGCAAGAACTCCACATATCACGTATTGATTTAGGTCATATTAGAGATAGTAGAAACTTAGATGAAACATGGTTCATATTACCATTTGCCTCGATTTCTTTAACCtttaaatgcatacctcaggtctttagtgacccgggacctcattccaccacaTTTACCTCATCCATCAGTTGTGCCCCCACCTCTTTAGCATTCTTCAGTTtttctcttatgaatagtgtaaaaataaacaaatacagaaattgcaaaaaaaataaaataattctaattgtttaattaccaaaagggtctttagtgacctaagatacactgatcagctacaacattaaaaccatctgcccaatattgtgtaggtccccctcgtgccgctaaaactgtgccaacccgcatttcagaatagcattctgagatgctattcttctcaccacagttgtacagagtggttgatctgagttaccatagactttgtcagttcgaaccagtctggccattctcttttacctctctcatcaacaaggcatttccgtccacagaactgctgctcactggatgttttttgttttttggcaccattcagagtaaattctagagactgttgtgtgtaaaattcccaggagatcagcagttacagaaatactcaaaccagcccatctggcaccaacaatcatgccacggtcgaaatcacagaAATCCAGGTACGGCTCGGCACCCATCTTTATGATGTTAGCCCGTGAAAGGAACAGTGGCACGCTCCTTCCCTCCGTAATGCTAGGGTTGTCTGCTTGGGCAAGAGTGAACAACCCTCAAGCCCCCCCCTGCTAGGGttacagcataaaaaaaaaatccatcactCTTGTAAAGACCTGGAGTAAAATAGATCCTTATTATCCCATTTCTATTATAAGAAATAAGGAAAAGGACGACTCGTTTGCCGTGAGTTGCGACCCGTGTCGGTGGAGGAAGAGATCCTGGTCCCTGAGAAATGTGGTTTGCTGTGGCTTCCACTATTTCAACATGGTACTTTGGCTCCTACTTCACCTAGGCGGGAGGTTGGAATGGCTCGATCTGATCAATCGGCTGGTCAAGACATGCCCTGGGAATACTCTGTGATAGCTGAACATCAAATATCTCTCAGATTCCCAGTAGGCGTTGGCTAAGGGTCAGTCAAGTAAATTGAGCAATTTGTTGCTCATTTTGCTTGAGTATATCATCCCTGTATCCCTGATGCATAATCTGCTGGAGATCCGCGGCGCTGTACATCCCTTACTTTTGGGCTCCAAGGTGGGTGGGGAGCAGAGATGACGAAACTAAAAACCCAAAACATGACtacaaaacacacctcaaaaaAACGTTTCATGGACCTGGATACCGACAATACCTCAGAAAATAGACGTGCTCTTGTGCCGAGTAATGATGACTGGCCAAAATTCATCATCATTGAAGCTGCTGCTCCAGATTCTGCAATCATCAAGCTTTCCCCTTTCGCTATACAAAAAGGTATTGCAGGAATAGCGGGAACAGTAAAGGAAGTGAAAAAACTACGATCTGGACAGATTCTTGTGGAATGCAGTAAAAAGGCCAATGCTGAAAATCTACTACATGCCAGCATGTTAGCTGGAGTTCAAATAAAGACATCTCCTCATCCAACTTTGA carries:
- the lin9 gene encoding protein lin-9 homolog isoform X3, with the translated sequence METPTRSSKRSRLSCEDEERPLSSRSPRRSQRVTTVPQKLGNITTPDKKASQKIGLRLRNLLKLPKAHKWCIYEWFYSNIDRPLFEGDNDFCLCLKESFPNLKTRKLTRVEWGTIRRLMGKPRRCSSAFFAEERMALKQKRQKMRLLQQRKITDMSLCKDLPDEIPLPLVIGTKVTARLRGVHDGLFTGQIDAVDTSAATYRVTFDRNGLGTHTVPDYEVLSNEPHETMPISAFAQKQRPPRFQSFLTPPRGSYPGSTQSILMDSDPLFSQSPWKTKLTGTDGETLGGFPVKFLVQVTRLSKILMIKKEHIKHLKEMNTEAEKLKSYSMPIGLDLQKRYATTVLDLEQLNKDLNKVLHEVQQFCYDLAPDQGMQPADQPSELRRRCEEESQDVVRQTNAMHDGEQRVQSPGLTQLVSRLTALLLQIRCLAEGGDLNSFEFKSLTDSLNDIKSSIDDSNLSCFQDNVEIHVAHIQSGLSQLGNLHAFSANNTNRT
- the lin9 gene encoding protein lin-9 homolog isoform X1, translating into MVLVVFAVLRRHGNKVVKLNITLHRKGSSAKALVSLREGSLSNTLNEKNNLTKSQNTRGRSSYVSMETPTRSSKRSRLSCEDEERPLSSRSPRRSQRVTTVPQKLGNITTPDKKASQKIGLRLRNLLKLPKAHKWCIYEWFYSNIDRPLFEGDNDFCLCLKESFPNLKTRKLTRVEWGTIRRLMGKPRRCSSAFFAEERMALKQKRQKMRLLQQRKITDMSLCKDLPDEIPLPLVIGTKVTARLRGVHDGLFTGQIDAVDTSAATYRVTFDRNGLGTHTVPDYEVLSNEPHETMPISAFAQKQRPPRFQSFLTPPRGSYPGSTQSILMDSDPLFSQSPWKTKLTGTDGETLGGFPVKFLVQVTRLSKILMIKKEHIKHLKEMNTEAEKLKSYSMPIGLDLQKRYATTVLDLEQLNKDLNKVLHEVQQFCYDLAPDQGMQPADQPSELRRRCEEESQDVVRQTNAMHDGEQRVQSPGLTQLVSRLTALLLQIRCLAEGGDLNSFEFKSLTDSLNDIKSSIDDSNLSCFQDNVEIHVAHIQSGLSQLGNLHAFSANNTNRT
- the lin9 gene encoding protein lin-9 homolog isoform X2: MAELEQLLDESSSAKALVSLREGSLSNTLNEKNNLTKSQNTRGRSSYVSMETPTRSSKRSRLSCEDEERPLSSRSPRRSQRVTTVPQKLGNITTPDKKASQKIGLRLRNLLKLPKAHKWCIYEWFYSNIDRPLFEGDNDFCLCLKESFPNLKTRKLTRVEWGTIRRLMGKPRRCSSAFFAEERMALKQKRQKMRLLQQRKITDMSLCKDLPDEIPLPLVIGTKVTARLRGVHDGLFTGQIDAVDTSAATYRVTFDRNGLGTHTVPDYEVLSNEPHETMPISAFAQKQRPPRFQSFLTPPRGSYPGSTQSILMDSDPLFSQSPWKTKLTGTDGETLGGFPVKFLVQVTRLSKILMIKKEHIKHLKEMNTEAEKLKSYSMPIGLDLQKRYATTVLDLEQLNKDLNKVLHEVQQFCYDLAPDQGMQPADQPSELRRRCEEESQDVVRQTNAMHDGEQRVQSPGLTQLVSRLTALLLQIRCLAEGGDLNSFEFKSLTDSLNDIKSSIDDSNLSCFQDNVEIHVAHIQSGLSQLGNLHAFSANNTNRT